In the genome of Desulfobaccales bacterium, one region contains:
- a CDS encoding NAD-dependent deacylase: MQEITPPEAARLIRESRRAVALTGAGISVESGIPDFRSKGGLWERFDPREFATIQAFRRHPAKVWTMLQEMEAVILAARPNPAHLALAELEARGKLAGVITQNVDNLHQAAGSQNVVEYHGNALRFVCLGCRGRWERAALDFSRLPLYCHCGGLIKPDVVFFGEPIPAAAQEAAYELVSTCDLLIIIGTSGEVAPASFLPLTAKEAGAVILENNLDHTLLTRTVTDYFLRGPAGRIWPQVMEAL; encoded by the coding sequence ATGCAGGAGATCACTCCTCCGGAAGCTGCTAGGCTCATCCGGGAAAGCCGCCGGGCGGTGGCCCTCACCGGCGCCGGCATCTCGGTGGAGTCCGGTATCCCGGACTTCCGCAGCAAAGGGGGCCTCTGGGAGCGCTTTGATCCCCGGGAGTTCGCCACCATCCAGGCCTTTCGGCGCCATCCCGCCAAGGTCTGGACCATGCTCCAGGAGATGGAGGCGGTCATCCTGGCTGCCCGGCCCAACCCGGCCCATCTGGCCCTGGCGGAGCTGGAAGCCCGGGGGAAACTTGCGGGCGTCATTACCCAGAATGTGGATAACCTGCACCAGGCGGCGGGCAGCCAAAACGTGGTGGAATACCATGGCAATGCCCTGCGCTTTGTCTGCCTGGGCTGCCGCGGCCGCTGGGAGCGGGCCGCCCTGGATTTCTCCCGGCTGCCCCTCTATTGCCACTGCGGCGGCCTCATCAAGCCGGATGTGGTCTTCTTCGGCGAGCCCATCCCGGCCGCGGCTCAGGAAGCGGCGTACGAACTGGTCTCCACCTGCGATCTCTTGATCATCATCGGCACTTCCGGGGAGGTGGCCCCCGCCTCCTTTCTGCCGCTGACGGCCAAGGAGGCCGGCGCCGTGATCCTGGAAAATAACCTGGATCATACCCTCCTCACCCGCACGGTGACAGACTACTTCCTTCGGGGCCCTGCGGGCCGCATCTGGCCCCAGGTAATGGAGGCTTTGTGA
- a CDS encoding sulfite exporter TauE/SafE family protein: MHKGKSLLIGLVSGAFGGLVGLGGGVIMIPLMTRFYGLNQHQAHGTSLAALVFTGLTGAVTYWLHGTVDVAAAVLLAATAIGCASLGALFAHSLPEWQLKGAFGAFLILVALLLVLKPYYAQYSGSATGWARVIILLASGVVAGFFAGLMGVGGGSLMVPAMVLLLGFSQHLAQGTSLLAMVPAGASGAYTHWRLGNVVTAIVPGLIVGIIAGTYAGATLAHWLSESTLRVIFAAILIWLGARDIRKSLKLQRALAEMPARPR, translated from the coding sequence GTGCATAAAGGCAAAAGTCTGCTCATCGGTCTGGTCTCCGGCGCCTTCGGCGGTTTGGTGGGTTTGGGGGGCGGCGTCATCATGATTCCCCTCATGACCCGGTTTTACGGCCTCAACCAGCACCAGGCCCACGGCACCAGCCTGGCGGCCCTGGTGTTCACCGGGCTGACCGGCGCTGTCACCTACTGGCTCCACGGCACCGTGGACGTGGCCGCTGCGGTGCTCTTGGCCGCCACCGCCATCGGCTGCGCCTCCCTGGGGGCGCTCTTTGCCCACTCTCTCCCCGAGTGGCAGCTTAAGGGGGCCTTCGGGGCCTTCCTCATCCTGGTGGCCCTGCTCTTGGTGCTGAAGCCCTACTACGCCCAGTATTCCGGCAGCGCCACGGGCTGGGCCCGGGTGATTATTCTTTTGGCCAGCGGCGTGGTGGCGGGGTTCTTTGCCGGGCTCATGGGGGTGGGCGGGGGGTCGCTCATGGTGCCGGCCATGGTGCTCTTGTTGGGCTTCAGCCAGCACCTGGCCCAGGGAACCTCCCTTCTGGCCATGGTGCCCGCCGGGGCCTCCGGTGCTTACACCCACTGGCGTCTGGGCAATGTGGTGACTGCCATCGTTCCGGGGTTGATTGTGGGCATCATTGCGGGGACATATGCCGGCGCCACCCTGGCCCATTGGCTCTCCGAGAGCACCCTCCGGGTGATCTTCGCCGCCATCCTCATCTGGCTGGGAGCCCGGGATATCCGGAAAAGCCTCAAGCTGCAGCGGGCCCTGGCCGAGATGCCGGCCCGCCCGCGCTGA
- the glgP gene encoding alpha-glucan family phosphorylase, with protein MEKLPLIAYFSMEIGLESHIPTYAGGLGILAGDTLRSAADLGVPMVGVTLVHRQGYFRQELDGAGNQREHPDRWQPEETLEPLPQRIQLTIEGRQVLVRAWSYQIEGLGGHRVPVFLLDTALPENSPYDQSLTDHLYGGDARYRLCQEVVLGMGGMALLKELFPENRLIYHLNEGHSALLTLSLLEARLEEVQREAATEELVEAVRRQCVFTTHTPVPAGHDQFSWELVEQVLGTKRAHLLAETHCCVNGNLNMTYLALRFARYINGVAMRHGEISTGMFPGYPVDAITNGVHAVTWTSAPFAALYDRRIPEWRRDNFYLRYALGISLHEIAQAHAQAKQELLAEVERRTGIRLSEQTLTIGFARRATTYKRPDLLFSDLERLRDIARRVGKFQVLYGGKAHPRDEGGKEMIRRVFQAAQALQDAIPVIYLENYDMGLAKLLCAGVDLWLNTPLRPQEASGTSGMKAALNGIPSLSILDGWWVEGHIEHVTGWAIGDEVGVEGDYAAEAASLYDKLERLVLPLYYGKPEAYIKVRRSAIALNGSFFNTQRMVSQYVTNAYFPAREARPNSNLHQ; from the coding sequence ATGGAAAAGCTGCCGTTGATCGCCTACTTCTCCATGGAGATCGGCCTGGAGTCCCACATCCCCACCTATGCCGGGGGCCTGGGGATTCTGGCGGGGGACACCCTGCGCTCGGCGGCGGACCTGGGGGTGCCCATGGTGGGGGTCACCCTGGTGCATCGCCAGGGCTACTTCCGCCAGGAGCTGGACGGGGCGGGCAACCAGCGGGAGCACCCCGACCGCTGGCAGCCCGAGGAGACCCTGGAACCCCTGCCGCAGCGCATCCAGCTCACCATCGAGGGCCGTCAGGTGCTGGTTAGGGCCTGGAGCTACCAGATCGAGGGCCTGGGCGGCCATCGGGTGCCCGTCTTTCTGTTGGACACCGCCCTGCCGGAGAATTCCCCCTATGACCAGAGCCTCACCGACCATCTCTACGGCGGCGATGCCCGCTATCGCCTCTGCCAGGAGGTGGTCCTGGGCATGGGCGGCATGGCGCTCTTAAAGGAGCTGTTCCCGGAAAACCGGCTGATCTACCACCTGAATGAAGGCCACTCCGCCTTGCTCACCCTGTCGCTTTTGGAGGCCCGGCTGGAGGAGGTGCAGCGGGAGGCGGCCACCGAGGAGCTGGTGGAGGCGGTCCGGCGCCAATGCGTCTTCACTACCCACACTCCGGTGCCGGCGGGCCATGACCAGTTCTCCTGGGAGCTGGTGGAACAGGTTCTGGGAACGAAACGGGCCCACCTCCTGGCGGAGACGCACTGCTGCGTCAACGGCAATCTCAACATGACCTACCTGGCCCTGCGCTTCGCCCGCTACATCAACGGGGTGGCCATGCGCCACGGGGAGATCTCCACCGGCATGTTCCCGGGCTACCCGGTGGATGCCATCACCAACGGGGTGCACGCGGTGACCTGGACCTCGGCCCCCTTCGCCGCCCTCTATGACCGGCGCATCCCGGAATGGCGCCGGGACAATTTCTATCTCCGGTATGCCCTGGGGATCTCGCTCCATGAGATCGCCCAGGCCCACGCCCAGGCCAAGCAGGAGCTGTTGGCGGAGGTGGAGCGGCGCACCGGTATTAGGCTGAGCGAGCAGACCCTGACCATCGGCTTTGCCCGCCGGGCCACCACCTACAAGCGGCCGGACCTGCTCTTCTCCGACCTGGAGCGCCTCCGGGACATCGCCCGCCGGGTGGGCAAATTCCAGGTGCTGTACGGCGGCAAGGCCCACCCCCGGGACGAAGGGGGGAAGGAGATGATCCGCCGGGTCTTTCAGGCGGCCCAGGCCCTCCAGGATGCCATCCCGGTCATCTATCTGGAGAATTACGACATGGGGCTGGCCAAACTGCTGTGCGCCGGGGTGGATCTCTGGCTCAACACGCCCTTGCGGCCCCAGGAGGCCTCCGGCACCAGCGGCATGAAAGCGGCCTTAAATGGCATCCCCAGCCTCAGCATCCTGGACGGCTGGTGGGTGGAGGGCCACATCGAACATGTCACCGGCTGGGCCATCGGGGATGAGGTGGGGGTGGAGGGCGATTACGCCGCCGAGGCCGCCTCCTTGTATGACAAGCTGGAGCGCCTGGTATTGCCGCTGTATTACGGCAAGCCCGAGGCCTATATCAAAGTGCGCCGCTCCGCCATCGCCTTAAACGGCTCCTTTTTCAACACCCAGCGCATGGTCTCCCAGTACGTCACCAACGCCTACTTCCCGGCCAGGGAAGCCCGGCCCAACTCCAACCTGCATCAGTAA
- a CDS encoding glycosyltransferase family 39 protein — protein MTRPAPALLVCLLLAAFLAFPGLGRRPLYSAGEVRVALIAKEMVERGDYLVPRLNGVRYYEKPPLMYWAVAGSYLVFGVNEFAARFPAALAYVGTVAVVFFLGFTLWGLRGAWLAALIFLTTPAAYHLGRFVSLDALLTFGLSLSLLGLARLFPREEEEGSRFWGPCLFWLGAALAALTKGLIGLVFPLATAGVAALWHRQGSSWRRLRPGLGLAVVAVVFLPWHLALAWRDSDFVPYYLLNEHIYRFLNLRVPLDYERLSIPAFWAAAALWFFPWSLLLPGLLRRPPAHATLPLIYAVLILGFFTLSRCRLEYYGHPAYPALAVALAGYVLALQEQGRGRLALGLPSLLLGILGALVGGLYVFHPDITGEITYLVMTLDGYYREYFTKHPEQGFFFAREAEGLALPFAAAWLLAGIGGAAAAWRRRPEVAVLIWVLAAFPAAYALEQGTHLVSRDRSQKEAARLIEQHWEEGARLIVAGTYEDMGGVTFYTGRRTEMHRATEGDLLYGWQRGDTPELFLTEARLLQVWHSPARVFLLLQVEIPSPEPAWVLLETPRHRLLTNRPLSRSPDQGLQGLE, from the coding sequence GTGACCCGCCCCGCTCCCGCCCTCCTGGTTTGCCTGCTGTTAGCCGCATTCCTGGCCTTCCCGGGGCTGGGCCGGCGTCCCCTGTACAGCGCCGGGGAGGTGCGGGTGGCCCTCATCGCCAAAGAGATGGTGGAGCGGGGGGATTACCTGGTGCCCCGGCTCAACGGGGTGCGGTATTACGAAAAGCCGCCCCTCATGTATTGGGCCGTGGCCGGGAGTTACCTGGTCTTCGGGGTGAATGAATTCGCCGCCCGCTTTCCCGCCGCCTTGGCCTACGTGGGCACGGTGGCGGTGGTTTTCTTTTTGGGATTCACCTTGTGGGGACTCAGGGGCGCCTGGCTGGCCGCCCTCATCTTTCTCACCACCCCCGCCGCCTACCACCTGGGCCGTTTCGTCTCTTTGGACGCCCTCCTCACCTTCGGCCTCAGCCTCTCCCTTTTGGGCCTGGCGCGCCTCTTTCCCCGGGAAGAGGAAGAGGGCTCCCGTTTCTGGGGGCCTTGCCTTTTCTGGCTGGGAGCCGCTCTGGCGGCCCTCACCAAAGGGCTCATCGGTTTGGTGTTCCCGTTGGCCACCGCGGGGGTGGCCGCTCTGTGGCATCGGCAGGGCTCTTCCTGGCGGCGGCTGCGCCCGGGACTGGGGCTGGCGGTGGTGGCCGTGGTCTTCCTTCCCTGGCATCTGGCCCTGGCCTGGCGGGACTCGGATTTTGTGCCCTACTATCTTTTGAACGAACACATTTACCGGTTTCTAAATCTGAGAGTGCCCCTGGATTATGAACGGCTTTCCATTCCCGCCTTCTGGGCGGCCGCCGCCCTCTGGTTTTTCCCGTGGTCCCTGCTCCTTCCCGGCCTCCTGAGGCGGCCTCCGGCCCATGCCACCTTGCCCCTGATCTATGCCGTCCTGATCCTGGGGTTTTTCACCCTTTCCCGTTGCCGCCTGGAATATTACGGTCATCCTGCCTACCCTGCCTTGGCCGTGGCGCTGGCCGGCTATGTGCTGGCTCTGCAGGAACAGGGGCGCGGCCGCCTAGCCCTGGGCCTCCCCTCTCTGCTCCTCGGGATTCTGGGGGCTTTGGTGGGAGGGCTTTACGTCTTCCACCCTGACATCACCGGCGAGATCACCTATTTGGTGATGACCCTGGACGGCTATTACCGGGAGTATTTCACCAAACACCCGGAGCAGGGCTTCTTCTTTGCCCGGGAGGCCGAAGGCCTGGCCCTCCCCTTTGCCGCCGCCTGGCTGCTGGCGGGGATCGGGGGCGCGGCGGCCGCCTGGCGCCGCCGGCCGGAGGTGGCCGTGCTCATCTGGGTGCTGGCCGCCTTCCCTGCGGCTTACGCCCTGGAGCAGGGCACCCACCTGGTCTCCCGGGACCGCTCCCAGAAGGAGGCGGCACGCCTCATTGAGCAACACTGGGAGGAGGGTGCCCGCCTGATTGTCGCCGGCACCTATGAGGACATGGGCGGGGTCACTTTTTACACCGGCCGGCGCACCGAGATGCATCGGGCCACCGAGGGCGACCTCCTCTACGGCTGGCAGCGGGGGGACACCCCGGAGCTCTTTCTGACGGAGGCCCGGCTCCTGCAGGTATGGCATTCCCCGGCCCGGGTCTTTCTGCTCCTTCAGGTGGAAATCCCCTCCCCTGAGCCCGCCTGGGTGCTTTTGGAGACCCCCCGCCATCGCCTCCTCACCAACCGCCCGCTCTCCAGGTCTCCAGACCAAGGGCTTCAAGGTCTTGAATAA
- a CDS encoding AAA family ATPase, whose translation MARIKKLIITGYRSIGDAVEINFPEGKPLILIGENNSGKSNIVKAINLVLGQFHPAYHQPDDHEFFERDQNKKIEIKVEFDPEDRYGDKYTEVVWRYNKNSPEPLQYRGRSGQLYGSSDGYIRSEHRDSCICVLVEAERNLAYHLGYSSKWTMLSRLMHRFHRALSNEPQIKNNLEKLFCEIKNNFYNVPQFGNFIIELQNQMDNLIGSMTYRLNIDFEAYNPVNFFHALRLQAKENNEPRTLEEMGTGEQQLLALCFAHAYAKAFHGGIVFVIEEPEAHLHPLAQKWLAKRLDEYCQDGLQILITTHSPSFININNLEGIVWVFKENGQTKVKQININDLIDYCIKTGVPQNKISEVSVLPFYNSNSTTEILSGFFSKCVVLVEGPTESLALPVYLSKCGFDVLREGVAIIPVLGKGNLAKWVRLFSVYGIPCYTIFDNDSNDDRNKRKREDILKALNIQNPDEYLISEDILINNDFAVFGVNFETSLRNIFYDYQRLEQDAKENGIESKPFIAKWVAEKLDINDDKNNNGKEIIERLIDAIKSKII comes from the coding sequence ATGGCTCGTATTAAAAAACTTATTATAACAGGATACCGTTCTATAGGAGATGCGGTCGAAATAAATTTTCCTGAGGGCAAGCCTCTTATTTTAATAGGTGAAAATAATTCAGGCAAATCAAATATAGTTAAGGCCATCAATCTTGTTTTAGGTCAATTTCATCCTGCGTATCATCAACCAGATGATCACGAATTTTTTGAACGTGACCAAAATAAAAAAATTGAAATTAAAGTAGAGTTTGACCCAGAAGATCGTTATGGTGATAAATATACTGAAGTTGTCTGGAGGTATAATAAGAATTCACCAGAACCACTTCAATATCGTGGAAGATCAGGACAATTATATGGCTCTTCTGATGGTTACATCAGAAGTGAACATCGCGATAGCTGTATATGCGTTTTGGTTGAAGCTGAGCGTAATCTTGCATATCACCTTGGCTATTCTTCAAAGTGGACGATGCTTAGTCGATTAATGCACCGCTTTCATCGTGCCCTTTCCAATGAACCACAGATTAAAAATAATCTTGAAAAGTTATTTTGTGAGATTAAAAATAATTTTTATAATGTTCCACAATTTGGAAATTTTATAATCGAATTACAAAATCAAATGGATAATCTTATAGGTTCAATGACTTATCGACTAAATATCGATTTTGAAGCATATAATCCTGTCAATTTTTTCCACGCTTTACGCTTACAAGCTAAAGAGAATAATGAACCTCGAACTTTGGAGGAAATGGGAACTGGAGAACAGCAATTATTAGCTCTTTGCTTTGCACATGCATATGCCAAGGCATTCCACGGAGGGATTGTTTTTGTAATAGAAGAGCCGGAAGCACACTTGCATCCGCTTGCTCAAAAGTGGCTAGCAAAAAGATTGGATGAATATTGTCAAGATGGTTTACAAATATTGATAACTACTCATAGCCCTTCATTTATTAATATTAATAATTTAGAAGGAATAGTCTGGGTATTTAAAGAAAATGGACAGACTAAAGTAAAACAAATAAATATTAATGACTTAATAGATTATTGCATAAAAACAGGCGTTCCACAAAATAAAATAAGTGAAGTTAGTGTTCTGCCATTCTATAATAGCAATTCAACCACTGAGATTCTTTCAGGGTTTTTCAGCAAGTGCGTAGTTTTAGTTGAGGGGCCAACTGAATCTCTTGCTTTGCCAGTTTATTTATCAAAGTGTGGCTTCGATGTACTTCGGGAAGGGGTTGCAATTATACCAGTGCTTGGAAAAGGGAACTTGGCTAAGTGGGTGCGACTTTTTTCTGTTTATGGTATTCCATGTTATACCATATTCGACAATGATAGTAATGATGATAGGAATAAAAGAAAGAGAGAAGATATTTTAAAAGCCTTAAACATACAAAATCCTGATGAATATTTAATTAGTGAAGACATTTTAATCAATAATGATTTTGCAGTGTTCGGGGTAAATTTTGAAACATCATTAAGGAATATATTTTATGATTATCAAAGATTAGAACAAGATGCTAAAGAAAATGGTATAGAAAGCAAGCCATTTATAGCAAAATGGGTTGCAGAAAAATTAGATATAAATGATGATAAAAACAATAATGGGAAAGAAATAATTGAAAGATTGATTGACGCAATTAAAAGCAAAATTATTTAA
- the carB gene encoding carbamoyl-phosphate synthase large subunit, whose product MPKRTDIKKILIIGSGPIIISQACEFDYSGTQACKALREEGYEVVLINSNPATIMTDPEMADRTYIEPITPEMVIKVIERERPDALLPTLGGQTGLNTAIAVADAGALARYGVEMIGANPEVIRKAEDRELFRDAMTKIGLRVPKSAIVRTLTEALAAAPELGYPIIVRPSFTLGGTGGGVAYNIEDLRRLATEGLEASMIGEVMLEESVLGWKEFELEVMRDVADNVVIICSIENLDPMGVHTGDSITVAPAQTLTDREYQAMRDAAIAIMREIGVETGGSNVQFAVNPDNGDMVVIEMNPRVSRSSALASKATGFPIAKIAAKLAVGFTLDEIRNDITQETYASFEPTIDYVVVKIPRFAFEKFPGAEDVLTTSMKSVGEVMAIGRTFKEALQKAVRSLEIGRFGLGADGKDLPDLPPEELRAALITPNSQRLFYLRQAFRDGWSVAEVQRLTRIDSWFLHQIKELVEFTEELANFGTLLRQGRAQEHVPRMLRQAKEWGFSDRQLAHLWGGTEERIAGLRAEMGVTPVYKLVDTCAAEFEAYTPYYYSTYEWECEARPTEREKVAILGGGPNRIGQGIEFDYCCCQASFALRELGVESIMVNSNPETVSTDYDTSDKLFFEPLTREDVLHIVGKEKPRGVILQFGGQTPLNLAVPLGRAGVPILGTPADAIDRAEDRERFQQLLAKLGLRQPPNGTATTVRQALAVAHDIGYPVLVRPSYVLGGRAMQVVSEDQALINFMNWALLASPEHPVLIDKFLEDAIEVDVDAISDGTATIVGGLMEHIEEAGIHSGDSACVLPPYSLSRELIEEIKRQTRALAAELGVVGLMNIQFAVKGNHVYVLEVNPRASRTVPFVSKATGVPLAKLATKVMLGHSLKELGLTREVEPPYFAVKESVFPFRRFPGVDPLLGPEMRSTGEVMGLDPDFGLAYAKAQLAASQVLPRAGGVLFSVKDPDKPHLVELARGFQDLGFSLLATRGTAACLADHGLPVQPVHKVREGRPHIIDRIKSREVALVVNTPRGRYTPSDSYSIRRAALEYNVPYTTTLAAAKATLAAIRALAEGKLPVRSLQEYHAWLGESA is encoded by the coding sequence ATGCCCAAGCGCACGGACATCAAAAAGATCCTTATCATCGGCTCGGGGCCCATTATCATTTCCCAGGCCTGCGAGTTCGATTATTCCGGCACCCAGGCCTGCAAGGCCCTCCGGGAGGAGGGCTACGAGGTGGTGCTCATCAACTCCAACCCGGCCACCATCATGACCGACCCGGAAATGGCCGACCGCACCTACATCGAGCCGATCACTCCGGAGATGGTCATCAAGGTCATCGAGCGGGAGCGCCCCGACGCCCTCCTCCCCACCTTGGGGGGCCAGACCGGCCTCAACACCGCCATCGCGGTGGCCGACGCCGGGGCTTTGGCACGCTATGGGGTGGAGATGATCGGCGCCAACCCCGAGGTCATCCGCAAGGCCGAGGACCGGGAGCTCTTCCGGGACGCCATGACAAAAATCGGCCTCCGGGTGCCCAAAAGCGCCATCGTGCGCACGCTGACGGAAGCCTTGGCCGCGGCCCCGGAGCTGGGCTATCCCATCATCGTGCGCCCCAGCTTCACCTTAGGGGGAACCGGCGGCGGAGTGGCCTACAACATCGAGGACCTGCGGCGCCTGGCGACCGAGGGGCTAGAGGCCAGCATGATCGGCGAGGTCATGCTGGAGGAGTCGGTCCTGGGCTGGAAAGAGTTCGAGCTGGAGGTGATGCGGGACGTCGCCGACAATGTGGTCATCATCTGCTCCATTGAAAACCTGGACCCCATGGGGGTGCACACCGGCGATTCCATCACCGTGGCCCCGGCCCAGACCCTCACCGACCGGGAATACCAGGCCATGCGGGATGCGGCCATCGCCATCATGCGGGAGATCGGGGTGGAGACCGGCGGCAGCAACGTCCAGTTCGCCGTCAATCCCGACAATGGCGACATGGTGGTCATCGAGATGAACCCCCGGGTGTCCCGCTCCAGCGCCTTGGCCTCCAAGGCCACGGGCTTCCCCATCGCCAAGATCGCCGCCAAGCTGGCGGTGGGCTTCACCCTGGACGAGATCCGAAACGACATTACTCAGGAGACCTACGCCAGCTTTGAGCCCACCATCGATTACGTGGTGGTGAAGATTCCCCGCTTTGCCTTCGAGAAATTCCCCGGGGCGGAAGACGTGCTCACCACCTCCATGAAGTCGGTGGGGGAGGTGATGGCCATCGGCCGCACCTTCAAAGAGGCATTGCAGAAGGCGGTGCGCTCCCTGGAGATAGGCCGCTTTGGCTTGGGAGCGGACGGCAAGGACCTCCCGGACCTTCCCCCCGAGGAGCTTCGGGCTGCCCTCATCACCCCCAACTCCCAGCGCCTGTTTTATCTGCGCCAGGCCTTCCGGGACGGCTGGAGTGTAGCGGAGGTGCAGCGCCTCACCCGCATCGACTCCTGGTTCCTGCACCAGATCAAGGAGCTGGTGGAGTTCACCGAAGAGCTGGCCAATTTCGGCACCTTGCTCCGGCAGGGGCGGGCCCAGGAGCATGTGCCCCGGATGCTTCGGCAGGCCAAGGAGTGGGGTTTCTCCGACCGGCAGCTGGCGCACCTGTGGGGCGGCACGGAGGAGCGGATCGCCGGGCTCCGGGCCGAGATGGGGGTGACGCCGGTCTACAAGCTGGTGGACACCTGCGCGGCGGAATTCGAGGCCTATACACCCTATTACTACTCCACCTATGAATGGGAGTGCGAGGCCCGGCCCACGGAGAGGGAGAAGGTGGCCATCCTAGGGGGTGGCCCCAACCGCATCGGCCAGGGGATTGAGTTCGATTACTGCTGCTGCCAGGCTTCCTTTGCCCTCCGGGAGCTGGGGGTGGAGTCCATCATGGTGAACTCCAACCCCGAAACCGTCTCCACCGACTACGACACCTCCGACAAGCTCTTCTTTGAGCCCCTGACCCGAGAGGATGTGCTTCACATTGTGGGGAAGGAAAAGCCCCGGGGGGTGATCTTGCAGTTCGGCGGGCAAACGCCCCTGAACCTGGCGGTGCCCTTGGGGCGGGCCGGGGTGCCCATCCTCGGGACGCCGGCGGATGCCATCGACCGGGCCGAGGACCGGGAGCGCTTCCAGCAGCTTCTGGCCAAGCTGGGCCTGCGCCAGCCGCCCAACGGCACCGCCACCACAGTTCGCCAGGCCCTGGCCGTGGCCCACGACATCGGCTACCCGGTTCTGGTTCGGCCCTCGTACGTGCTGGGCGGCCGGGCCATGCAGGTGGTGTCCGAGGATCAGGCCCTCATCAATTTCATGAACTGGGCCCTTCTGGCCTCGCCGGAGCACCCGGTGCTCATCGACAAGTTCCTGGAGGATGCCATCGAGGTGGACGTGGACGCCATCAGCGACGGCACCGCCACCATCGTCGGCGGCCTCATGGAGCACATCGAGGAGGCGGGGATTCACTCCGGGGATTCGGCCTGTGTCTTGCCGCCCTATTCCCTCAGCCGGGAGCTCATCGAGGAGATCAAGCGCCAGACCCGGGCCCTGGCGGCGGAACTGGGGGTGGTGGGCCTGATGAACATCCAGTTCGCCGTCAAAGGCAATCATGTCTATGTGCTGGAAGTAAATCCCCGGGCCAGCCGCACCGTGCCCTTTGTCTCCAAGGCCACGGGCGTGCCTCTGGCCAAGCTGGCCACCAAGGTGATGCTGGGCCACTCCTTAAAGGAGCTGGGCCTCACCCGGGAGGTGGAGCCGCCGTATTTCGCCGTGAAGGAGTCAGTCTTCCCCTTCCGGCGCTTCCCCGGGGTGGACCCGCTCCTGGGTCCGGAGATGCGCTCCACCGGCGAGGTCATGGGCCTGGACCCCGACTTCGGCCTGGCCTACGCCAAGGCGCAACTGGCGGCCAGCCAGGTGCTGCCCCGGGCCGGCGGCGTGCTCTTCTCCGTCAAGGACCCGGACAAACCCCACCTGGTGGAGCTGGCCCGGGGCTTTCAGGACCTGGGCTTCTCGCTTCTGGCCACCCGGGGGACCGCCGCCTGCCTGGCGGACCACGGCCTCCCGGTCCAGCCGGTGCACAAGGTGCGGGAGGGCCGGCCCCACATCATCGACCGCATCAAGAGCCGGGAGGTGGCCCTGGTGGTGAACACCCCCCGGGGCCGCTATACCCCGTCGGATTCCTACTCCATCCGGCGGGCCGCGCTGGAGTACAACGTGCCCTACACCACCACCCTGGCCGCGGCCAAGGCCACCCTGGCGGCAATCCGGGCCTTGGCGGAAGGCAAGCTCCCGGTGCGGAGCCTCCAGGAATACCACGCCTGGCTTGGGGAAAGCGCCTAA